ATCCAGCTTCTTTTTTCTAAATTTGAAAGCTCTACTGTTACAGCTTCTTCTATGATATATTCTATTTGAGTTTTGCTTGTGGAGTTTAAATTTTCTATATTATCAAGAACCATTATAGTTGTTTTTGCAAGGGAGTTTTTATAATTTTTACAAAAATCCCTGATTTTTTTTGTGTCGCCTTCTAGTATTAAGTTACTAAGTTTCATTTTAAAATTACTTGTAGAATCTATCTCTATAAAAGTAAAATAAAATGCCTTTTCAAGTAGTACTGCAACAGCTAAAATACATAGGAAAAATATAGGCCACATAAATATGCCGCCCGTTTGTAAATATTCATACATGAGCTTCCTCTTTGACTATATGTTTCTTAGGTTCAAGTGAGAATTGTAGCATCAAAAATATTAATCGATAATTAAAATCAGT
This Campylobacter sp. RM16192 DNA region includes the following protein-coding sequences:
- a CDS encoding MotA/TolQ/ExbB proton channel family protein, translated to MYEYLQTGGIFMWPIFFLCILAVAVLLEKAFYFTFIEIDSTSNFKMKLSNLILEGDTKKIRDFCKNYKNSLAKTTIMVLDNIENLNSTSKTQIEYIIEEAVTVELSNLEKRSWILGLCASASPQLGLLGTVVGMIKAFEGLSSSINAPLVAIGISEALYTTAAGLIVGIPCLVFHLMINKKIDFILNDLNRLISLFGRCCERKCCEVCPS